A window from Shimia isoporae encodes these proteins:
- a CDS encoding DUF1638 domain-containing protein → MQLPDDKTLTEQGMKHDQNTNRVLLLACGALAREILDLIELNNWSHMDLTCLPAIFHIHPEKIAPAVREAVTKHRSKYEEIFVVYADCGTGGVLEQTCQDLGVEMIAGPHCYSFFEGNARFAEIAEDEFTAFYLTDFLVRQFDAFVWKPMGLDRHPELRDMYFGNYTKLVYQAQTEDAALSAKAKECAERLGLAFERRFTGYGDLATALDAV, encoded by the coding sequence ATGCAACTGCCCGACGACAAGACACTGACCGAACAGGGTATGAAACACGACCAAAATACAAATCGCGTGCTGCTTTTGGCATGCGGTGCACTTGCGCGTGAAATCCTTGATCTGATTGAACTCAACAATTGGTCCCATATGGACCTCACATGCCTGCCCGCAATTTTTCACATACATCCCGAAAAAATAGCCCCTGCAGTGCGCGAAGCCGTCACAAAACACCGTAGCAAATACGAAGAGATATTCGTCGTTTACGCTGATTGCGGCACGGGCGGCGTGCTGGAGCAGACCTGTCAGGATCTCGGTGTCGAGATGATCGCAGGCCCGCATTGCTACAGCTTCTTTGAAGGAAACGCGCGGTTCGCGGAAATCGCCGAAGACGAGTTTACCGCCTTCTACCTCACAGACTTCCTTGTGCGCCAATTCGATGCCTTCGTGTGGAAACCCATGGGGCTGGATCGCCACCCGGAACTGCGTGACATGTATTTCGGAAACTACACAAAGCTTGTTTATCAAGCACAAACCGAAGACGCTGCGCTCTCCGCAAAAGCAAAAGAATGCGCCGAACGCCTGGGTTTGGCATTCGAACGCCGGTTCACGGGCTACGGAGATTTGGCAACAGCGCTGGACGCCGTTTGA
- a CDS encoding helix-turn-helix domain-containing protein — MTALSIDASRLKTLRKARKIGRPKLAKLSGLTERQLAKLESSSGFTPLPEPTVAKLSAALQIPTPALTGELPLIDDDLQPAQKSTCTSGCCG, encoded by the coding sequence ATGACCGCGCTTTCCATCGACGCATCACGCCTGAAAACTCTCCGCAAGGCGCGCAAAATCGGACGTCCGAAGCTGGCCAAACTCTCAGGCCTTACCGAGCGCCAACTTGCAAAACTGGAAAGCTCAAGCGGTTTCACCCCTCTGCCGGAACCGACGGTCGCCAAGCTCTCGGCAGCTTTGCAAATCCCGACACCTGCCTTGACCGGAGAACTGCCCCTGATCGACGACGATCTGCAACCTGCTCAGAAAAGCACCTGCACCAGCGGATGTTGCGGATAA
- a CDS encoding fatty acid desaturase — MKDSIEVDRAQNARNWVRTLAKYREPNSLRSSYELAVSFVPFVALWVLACWVAHYSYLGAFVISALNGMFLLRLFCIQHDCGHGSFFANRDVSDWIGRGIGIVTLTPYDVWRHSHSIHHSHAGDLGHRGIGDIMTLTTEEYHQRSAFGRWLYRLYRHPLVLFGLGPTYIFILQNRLPVGFMDQGSRFWVSAMGTNVGIAILLTAIAYFGGWQALFLVFLPTILIAASIGMWLFYIQHQFEETHWEASEDWSLHEAALHGSSHYDLPPILRWFSANIGIHHVHHLYARIPFYRLPEVLRDHEELKDMGRMTLLESLQCAKLDLWDAGTRRLVSFKEARKMARS, encoded by the coding sequence ATGAAAGATTCTATCGAGGTCGATCGCGCTCAGAACGCGCGAAATTGGGTGCGGACGTTGGCAAAATACCGTGAGCCAAATTCGTTGCGCAGCAGCTATGAACTGGCCGTGAGCTTCGTGCCTTTTGTTGCGCTTTGGGTTTTGGCCTGCTGGGTCGCGCACTACAGCTACCTTGGTGCCTTCGTCATTTCGGCGCTCAATGGCATGTTCCTTCTGCGCCTGTTCTGCATCCAGCATGACTGCGGGCACGGGTCTTTCTTTGCTAACCGAGACGTCAGTGACTGGATTGGCCGCGGGATTGGTATTGTGACTTTGACGCCTTATGACGTTTGGCGTCATTCTCACTCGATCCACCACAGCCATGCCGGAGATCTTGGTCATCGCGGGATAGGCGATATCATGACCCTGACAACTGAGGAATATCACCAGCGATCCGCGTTTGGCCGCTGGCTTTATCGCCTATACCGGCATCCTTTGGTGCTCTTTGGACTTGGGCCGACGTATATCTTTATCCTTCAGAACCGCCTACCGGTGGGCTTCATGGATCAGGGAAGCCGCTTTTGGGTTTCAGCCATGGGCACAAACGTCGGTATCGCGATTTTGCTGACAGCTATTGCGTATTTTGGTGGCTGGCAGGCCCTTTTCCTCGTGTTCCTTCCAACGATCCTGATCGCGGCGTCGATTGGCATGTGGCTGTTTTATATCCAGCATCAGTTTGAGGAGACCCATTGGGAGGCCTCTGAAGACTGGTCGCTGCACGAAGCAGCGTTGCACGGGTCGTCGCATTACGATTTGCCGCCAATTCTGCGCTGGTTCTCTGCCAATATCGGTATCCATCATGTCCACCACCTTTACGCTCGCATCCCGTTTTACCGGTTGCCGGAAGTTCTGCGGGACCATGAGGAGCTGAAGGATATGGGGCGCATGACGCTTCTTGAAAGCTTGCAGTGCGCCAAACTCGACTTGTGGGATGCGGGAACTCGCCGGTTGGTGAGCTTCAAGGAAGCCCGCAAGATGGCACGCAGTTAA
- a CDS encoding corrinoid protein, translated as MSEEEDDIILSELDDEELVQQMFDDLYDGLKEEIEEGVNILLERDWAPYRVLTEALVGGMTIVGNDFRDGILFVPEVLLAANAMKGGMAILKPLLAETGAPRMGSMVIGTVKGDIHDIGKNLVSMMMEGAGFEVVDLGINNPVENYLEALEEHKPDILGMSALLTTTMPYMKVVIDTMVEQGLRDDYIVLVGGAPLNEEFGKAIGADAYCRDAAVAVETAKEFVARKHNQMSA; from the coding sequence ATGTCTGAAGAAGAAGACGACATCATCCTGTCCGAACTCGACGACGAAGAACTTGTTCAACAGATGTTTGACGACCTCTACGACGGTCTCAAGGAAGAGATCGAAGAAGGCGTAAACATCCTGTTGGAACGCGACTGGGCCCCTTACCGCGTTCTGACCGAAGCCCTCGTGGGCGGCATGACCATCGTTGGCAACGACTTCCGCGATGGGATTCTGTTTGTGCCTGAGGTTCTTCTGGCGGCGAACGCTATGAAGGGCGGCATGGCCATCCTCAAGCCGCTGCTGGCTGAAACCGGCGCGCCTCGCATGGGTTCGATGGTCATCGGCACCGTCAAAGGCGACATCCACGACATCGGCAAAAACCTCGTTTCGATGATGATGGAAGGCGCCGGTTTCGAAGTTGTAGATCTGGGCATCAACAACCCGGTTGAAAATTACCTTGAAGCGTTGGAAGAGCACAAACCCGACATCCTCGGAATGTCCGCGCTGCTCACGACCACCATGCCGTACATGAAAGTTGTTATCGACACGATGGTCGAACAAGGTCTTCGGGACGACTACATCGTTCTGGTCGGCGGCGCGCCGCTGAACGAAGAATTCGGCAAGGCCATTGGCGCCGACGCCTACTGCCGCGACGCAGCTGTGGCCGTAGAAACCGCCAAAGAATTTGTGGCCCGCAAACACAACCAGATGAGCGCCTAA
- a CDS encoding phosphatidylglycerol lysyltransferase domain-containing protein, whose amino-acid sequence MTSKPLKMLRAIARHVFPVLIGAGCMWLLIDRIDSFDLAELWQAVMSVAPGNWLVAIAASALSFLAVSRYDVIAHRHFQLRRPQSDAMIAGATAIGIGQTTGAGAIVGAFVRWRIQPHMSLKDAARITAFVTVTFLAALAVTIALAAIALPTPHVPAFLPPVILVSAGFIAVLAFFFPVLSRNGRALSLPTLSAMGTLLALCILDTGFAAFAFWVLLLPDISLTFATLVPVFLIALGAAIFSGTPGGVGPFELTLIALLPHHPEPALLGTVLAFRAVYYALPATLAGTYFLRRIWRPAPSKPARSGNDFVPYEAVSLETSRAELGVIRQNGGAILTCTSGSCGTVRIGQTLLALFDPVEGDPGAMQKPLRKAAREQNRIACKYKISARQAVLARNAGWAVAHISDEAIVWTADNSTDGPAYRQLRRKLRQAQKANVTVNTPKGALPLAEMALVSAKWEDRHGVPRGVTMGRFEEGYIHRQRVLLAYENERLLGFVSFHATSKEWCLDLMRVLPDAPDGTMHLLVQTAIEAAAKAGVARVSLAAAPALPHGESRLERFLRQQFYKHGGGPGLRQFKACFAPDWQPLFIAAPSVPQLTLATMDVIRSVNLRSAPATPIAGSEAGDLSLAS is encoded by the coding sequence ATGACATCCAAACCGTTGAAAATGCTACGCGCAATTGCGCGTCATGTCTTTCCTGTGCTGATCGGCGCCGGCTGCATGTGGTTGCTGATCGACCGCATCGACAGCTTTGATCTTGCCGAACTTTGGCAAGCCGTGATGTCCGTTGCGCCAGGCAACTGGCTTGTTGCGATTGCTGCAAGCGCCCTGAGCTTTCTGGCGGTGTCCCGTTATGACGTGATCGCCCATCGGCACTTCCAACTTCGGCGCCCTCAGTCCGACGCGATGATCGCTGGAGCCACCGCCATAGGAATTGGACAAACAACTGGCGCCGGCGCCATTGTCGGCGCTTTCGTCCGGTGGCGTATTCAACCCCACATGTCTCTCAAGGACGCCGCGCGCATCACGGCCTTTGTGACGGTGACATTCCTCGCTGCACTGGCCGTCACAATTGCGCTTGCAGCAATCGCACTGCCCACACCGCACGTCCCGGCATTCTTGCCACCCGTCATTCTGGTTTCCGCTGGCTTCATTGCTGTTTTGGCGTTCTTCTTTCCAGTACTCAGCCGCAATGGCCGTGCTCTGAGCCTTCCGACTCTCTCTGCGATGGGCACTTTGCTCGCGCTCTGCATTCTGGATACGGGTTTCGCGGCCTTCGCATTCTGGGTCCTGCTTCTTCCGGACATCTCGCTGACGTTCGCAACCCTTGTGCCTGTCTTTCTGATTGCCCTTGGTGCCGCGATTTTCTCCGGCACACCCGGAGGCGTCGGCCCCTTTGAACTCACCTTGATTGCGCTGCTTCCGCATCATCCCGAACCCGCGCTGCTTGGCACAGTGCTTGCATTCCGCGCAGTCTATTACGCGCTGCCCGCAACATTGGCCGGCACCTATTTCCTGCGGCGCATCTGGCGCCCCGCGCCAAGCAAGCCGGCGCGCTCCGGAAACGACTTTGTACCCTATGAGGCGGTCTCGCTGGAGACATCACGCGCCGAACTTGGCGTCATCCGCCAAAACGGAGGCGCGATCCTGACTTGCACGTCCGGTTCTTGCGGCACGGTCCGTATCGGACAAACGCTTCTGGCATTGTTCGATCCTGTGGAAGGCGACCCCGGAGCGATGCAAAAACCGCTCCGCAAAGCGGCCCGGGAACAGAACCGTATTGCCTGCAAGTACAAAATCAGCGCCCGCCAGGCCGTACTCGCCCGAAACGCAGGCTGGGCTGTTGCACATATCTCTGACGAGGCGATCGTCTGGACCGCCGACAATAGCACCGACGGTCCGGCTTACCGCCAATTGCGCCGCAAACTGCGACAGGCCCAAAAGGCTAACGTCACGGTCAATACACCCAAAGGTGCGCTCCCGCTCGCCGAAATGGCTTTGGTATCGGCAAAATGGGAAGACCGGCACGGAGTGCCTCGCGGCGTGACTATGGGCCGATTTGAAGAAGGCTACATCCACAGACAGCGCGTTCTGCTTGCCTATGAAAACGAGCGACTGCTCGGTTTTGTCAGCTTTCATGCCACGTCCAAAGAATGGTGCCTTGATTTGATGCGCGTCCTGCCTGACGCACCTGACGGCACTATGCACTTGCTCGTGCAAACCGCTATCGAAGCTGCCGCAAAGGCAGGTGTCGCTCGGGTTTCCCTTGCCGCTGCACCAGCACTACCTCACGGCGAGTCTCGCCTGGAGCGTTTCCTTCGACAGCAGTTTTACAAACATGGCGGCGGCCCTGGTTTACGCCAGTTCAAAGCCTGTTTTGCGCCTGACTGGCAGCCCCTGTTCATCGCGGCGCCATCTGTGCCGCAGCTGACACTCGCCACAATGGATGTGATCCGATCCGTCAATCTGCGCAGCGCGCCTGCAACTCCAATCGCCGGAAGTGAAGCTGGCGACCTTTCGCTCGCCTCATAA
- a CDS encoding sulfotransferase family protein, with protein sequence MAEKPLKAAEALKKASSAEKRGDREAALALYQAVLVRFPGNPSAKRGVRRLDQNVLTGPSESELSFNREGRVGQSSAMNLSGLANPLAVPASRAHQTADATIGSRAATSDPDTLVAQGRRAFEDGRFELAAQLLEGAVKAGRETAEILNDLALSLQHTGRFDDAAKVFERAIEVAPAEVMLRSNLGRMLNQADRVSEAIEVYESALRVMPEEATLWSGKGTAVGNLGSRDDALSCFSKAISLQPSYGVAYMHFMALRRIVGEEPELQTLRDGIAKQAFSERDEIYARFALGKAEEDLGNIRAAFENYARANSLAGRHVHFDLEAEKAKFARLKQIYDPKTCARLHLPEVMDSSLCPVFVIGLPRCGSTLIEQVLDSHSQVQGIGELSVLTSMSDHVLQQFEVSNQSLDKETIKGLRQTYLNELRKLAGSAQVVVDKNLLNFKNVGLIAAAFPEAKILHICRDPMAVCWSMYKRSFAGADLAFAYDLGDLADYYHLYRDMMRHWEDVLPGRVKMINYEAFTGNPEEETKALLDACGLRFEEQTLSFHKNKRAVKTASMMQVRKEIYQGSSEAWRDFEEHLAVLQNKLEAQ encoded by the coding sequence ATGGCGGAGAAACCACTAAAGGCTGCGGAAGCCTTGAAGAAAGCAAGCTCTGCAGAGAAACGTGGTGATCGGGAAGCCGCGCTTGCACTGTATCAGGCTGTTTTGGTGCGATTTCCGGGGAACCCAAGCGCGAAGCGTGGCGTCAGGCGGCTGGATCAAAACGTCTTAACCGGCCCAAGCGAAAGCGAGCTTTCTTTCAATCGGGAAGGGCGCGTAGGCCAGTCTTCCGCAATGAACTTGTCAGGGCTTGCAAATCCATTGGCAGTGCCGGCGTCGCGTGCGCACCAGACAGCGGATGCGACGATCGGATCCAGAGCAGCGACTTCTGACCCGGACACATTGGTCGCTCAGGGAAGACGCGCTTTTGAAGATGGTCGTTTTGAATTGGCGGCGCAATTGCTTGAAGGCGCGGTCAAGGCAGGTAGGGAAACCGCAGAGATACTGAACGATCTGGCGCTGTCGTTGCAGCACACAGGTCGGTTCGACGACGCCGCCAAAGTGTTCGAGCGTGCAATCGAAGTTGCGCCGGCAGAAGTTATGCTGCGGAGCAATCTGGGTCGTATGCTGAATCAGGCGGACAGGGTTTCTGAAGCAATTGAAGTGTATGAAAGCGCCCTGAGGGTTATGCCGGAAGAGGCGACGCTTTGGAGCGGAAAGGGGACAGCTGTCGGTAACCTCGGCAGCCGTGATGACGCTCTTTCCTGTTTCTCGAAGGCGATCTCGTTGCAGCCATCTTATGGCGTAGCTTACATGCACTTTATGGCCCTTCGGCGGATCGTGGGAGAGGAGCCGGAGCTTCAAACACTCAGAGATGGCATCGCCAAACAGGCTTTTTCGGAACGAGACGAAATCTATGCACGATTTGCCTTGGGAAAAGCAGAGGAAGATCTGGGGAATATTCGTGCGGCCTTTGAGAACTACGCGCGGGCGAATTCGCTGGCAGGGCGGCATGTGCATTTTGATCTGGAGGCTGAAAAGGCGAAGTTTGCTCGCTTGAAACAGATCTACGACCCCAAAACCTGCGCCAGACTTCATCTTCCAGAGGTCATGGACAGCAGCTTGTGTCCGGTGTTTGTGATTGGTTTGCCACGCTGCGGCAGCACGTTGATTGAGCAAGTTCTGGACAGCCATTCTCAAGTGCAGGGGATCGGGGAGCTCAGTGTTTTGACCTCGATGTCAGATCATGTGTTGCAGCAATTTGAGGTTTCCAACCAATCTTTGGACAAGGAAACCATAAAAGGATTGCGTCAAACCTATTTGAACGAATTACGCAAGCTTGCCGGTTCGGCACAGGTCGTGGTCGACAAGAACCTGCTGAACTTCAAGAACGTTGGCTTGATCGCAGCGGCCTTTCCAGAAGCAAAGATATTGCACATATGCAGAGACCCGATGGCGGTGTGCTGGTCAATGTACAAACGGTCGTTTGCAGGGGCTGACCTTGCTTTTGCGTACGACCTTGGCGATCTGGCAGACTATTATCACCTTTATCGCGATATGATGCGTCATTGGGAGGACGTCCTGCCCGGTCGAGTGAAAATGATAAACTACGAGGCTTTCACGGGTAATCCGGAAGAAGAGACGAAAGCTCTGCTCGATGCCTGCGGGCTTCGGTTCGAAGAACAGACATTGTCGTTTCACAAAAACAAACGGGCCGTAAAGACGGCGAGCATGATGCAGGTTCGCAAGGAAATCTATCAGGGAAGTTCTGAAGCTTGGCGTGATTTTGAGGAACACTTGGCAGTGCTTCAGAACAAACTCGAAGCTCAGTAG
- the purC gene encoding phosphoribosylaminoimidazolesuccinocarboxamide synthase, which produces MARGKKIYEGKAKILFEGPEPGTIVQYFKDDATAFNAEKQSVIDGKGVLNNRLSEYFMVGLNQIGVPTHFLKRLNMREQLVRSCEIIPLEVIVRNYAAGSMSKRLGIEEGTQLPRPIVEYCYKDDSLGDPLVSEEHIAAFGWASQQDMDDILGLALRVNDYLSGVMYGVGIKLIDFKIEIGRIYEGDFQRLVVADEISPDSCRLWDIESGQKLDKDVFRRDLGNLTDAYAEVARRLGVLPKGTGPKPTLVN; this is translated from the coding sequence ATGGCCCGCGGCAAGAAAATCTATGAAGGCAAAGCAAAGATCCTGTTCGAGGGCCCGGAGCCTGGAACGATTGTGCAGTACTTCAAGGATGATGCCACAGCGTTCAACGCCGAAAAGCAAAGTGTGATCGACGGCAAGGGTGTTCTTAACAACCGGCTGAGTGAGTACTTCATGGTTGGTTTGAACCAGATCGGTGTGCCAACACATTTCCTGAAGCGTTTGAACATGCGCGAGCAATTGGTACGCAGCTGCGAGATCATTCCGCTTGAGGTGATCGTGCGCAACTACGCGGCCGGATCTATGAGCAAGCGTCTCGGGATCGAGGAAGGTACGCAATTGCCGCGCCCTATCGTTGAGTACTGCTACAAGGACGACAGCCTTGGCGATCCTCTGGTGTCGGAAGAACACATCGCTGCCTTTGGATGGGCGAGCCAACAGGACATGGATGACATTCTGGGTCTGGCTTTGCGCGTGAACGATTATCTGAGCGGCGTAATGTACGGCGTTGGTATCAAGTTGATCGATTTCAAAATCGAGATCGGCCGGATCTACGAGGGTGATTTCCAGCGGCTGGTGGTTGCGGATGAAATCAGCCCGGACAGCTGCCGCCTTTGGGATATCGAAAGCGGACAGAAGCTCGACAAAGATGTTTTCCGCCGCGATTTGGGCAATCTGACAGATGCCTATGCGGAAGTGGCGCGGCGTTTGGGTGTGTTGCCAAAGGGCACCGGCCCCAAGCCGACGCTGGTGAACTGA
- a CDS encoding ATPase inhibitor subunit zeta — protein MSTFEEREAAFEAKFAADEQKMFVARMRRNRFMAVWASAKKGETVEQARAFGRELIKKDLQEVGDDDVIEAVMSYLGDLTSEDVVRRKLDEMMAEAKYQMVQED, from the coding sequence ATGAGCACTTTTGAAGAACGCGAAGCCGCCTTCGAAGCCAAATTTGCCGCCGATGAACAGAAAATGTTCGTTGCCAGAATGCGCCGTAATCGCTTCATGGCGGTATGGGCTTCGGCCAAGAAGGGCGAAACCGTCGAGCAAGCGCGAGCCTTTGGTCGCGAACTCATCAAGAAAGACCTGCAAGAGGTCGGAGATGACGACGTGATTGAAGCGGTTATGAGCTACCTTGGCGATCTGACTTCCGAAGATGTCGTTCGTCGCAAGCTCGACGAGATGATGGCTGAAGCCAAATACCAGATGGTGCAAGAAGACTAG
- the purS gene encoding phosphoribosylformylglycinamidine synthase subunit PurS, whose translation MKARVYVMLKNGVLDPQGEAVRHALGSLGFEGVDGVRQGKVIELDLADGTTEATVTEMCEKLLANTVIESYRVEMG comes from the coding sequence ATGAAAGCCCGCGTTTATGTCATGCTGAAAAACGGTGTTCTGGACCCGCAGGGCGAGGCTGTTCGCCACGCTCTTGGCAGCCTCGGTTTTGAGGGAGTGGACGGCGTGCGTCAGGGCAAGGTGATCGAGCTGGATCTGGCAGACGGCACCACTGAGGCAACCGTTACGGAAATGTGCGAGAAGCTTCTCGCGAACACCGTGATCGAGAGCTATCGGGTGGAGATGGGTTGA
- a CDS encoding PA0069 family radical SAM protein yields the protein MSGDVSLKIDAGRRRGRGAVSNTTSRYEPSREEIQDGWEIDEERAAFRTFVEEERPRSVITRNTSPDLPFDRSINPYRGCEHGCIYCFARPTHAYLGYSPGLDFETRIVARPLAAQVLDRELRKRGYAPAVMAMGTNTDPYQPVERQYRIMRKVLEVLRDFRHPVAIVTKGTLIERDIDILGEMAADGLVHVGLSVTTLDDETSRRMEPRVPRPVRRLKTMERLASAGIPVRVMMAPVVPSITDHEIEHILEASRDSGATAASWIMLRLPREVSPLFREWLEEHYPDRAARVMARVQEMHGGQDYDAQWGKRMRGEGFYAEIIAQRFEVARKRFGMAESLPKLRTDLFEVPLAKGDQLALF from the coding sequence ATGTCAGGTGATGTTTCCTTGAAAATTGATGCGGGTCGGCGGCGGGGGCGCGGCGCCGTTAGCAACACCACAAGCCGCTACGAGCCGTCACGAGAAGAGATTCAGGATGGTTGGGAGATAGACGAAGAAAGGGCGGCATTCCGGACCTTTGTGGAAGAAGAACGACCGCGAAGTGTAATCACGCGCAACACATCGCCGGATCTTCCGTTCGACCGTTCGATCAATCCTTACCGCGGGTGCGAGCATGGGTGCATTTATTGCTTTGCGCGGCCAACACATGCCTATCTGGGGTATTCACCCGGATTGGATTTTGAAACACGGATTGTGGCACGACCCTTGGCGGCGCAGGTGCTGGACAGGGAATTGCGCAAGCGCGGCTATGCGCCCGCAGTTATGGCGATGGGAACCAATACCGACCCATATCAGCCTGTTGAGCGCCAATACCGCATTATGCGCAAAGTACTGGAGGTGCTTAGGGACTTTCGGCATCCGGTCGCCATTGTCACAAAGGGCACATTGATTGAGCGCGACATCGACATTCTGGGAGAAATGGCAGCGGATGGCCTTGTGCATGTTGGTCTGTCGGTGACCACGCTGGACGACGAAACCTCTCGGCGAATGGAACCACGTGTTCCTCGGCCAGTTCGTCGGCTCAAGACCATGGAACGGCTGGCGTCGGCGGGCATTCCAGTGCGGGTTATGATGGCACCGGTGGTTCCATCGATCACGGATCACGAGATTGAGCACATTCTGGAGGCGTCACGCGACTCGGGTGCTACAGCGGCGAGTTGGATCATGTTGCGCCTGCCGCGTGAAGTGTCGCCGCTGTTTCGCGAATGGCTTGAAGAGCATTACCCGGATCGTGCAGCGCGGGTTATGGCGCGGGTGCAGGAGATGCATGGCGGTCAGGATTATGACGCGCAATGGGGTAAGAGGATGCGGGGTGAAGGGTTTTACGCCGAGATCATCGCGCAGCGGTTCGAGGTGGCGCGCAAGCGGTTTGGCATGGCGGAGAGCTTGCCGAAACTGAGAACAGACTTGTTTGAGGTGCCCTTGGCAAAAGGGGACCAATTGGCGCTTTTCTAA
- the bmt gene encoding betaine--homocysteine S-methyltransferase — translation MTNALSKLLETRDWLMADGATGTNLFNMGLSSGDAPELWNEEHPDRIKKLYSLAVDNGSDIFLTNSFGGNASRLKLHDAGHRARELSRMAAELGREVADAAGRPVIVAGSVGPTGDIMEPVGALSHADAVEIFHEQAEGLKEGGADVLWLETISAPEEYKAAAEAFALADMPWVGTMSFDTAGRTMMGVTSSDMVKMVDDIPNAPIGFGANCGTGSSDLLRTVLGFAAQGTEKAIVAKGNAGIPKYHDGHIHYDGTPELMADYAVMARDCGATIIGGCCGTMPEHLNAMRRALETRPRGERPTLEQIVERLGGFSSATDGTGDDAAAPKRERRGRRRAS, via the coding sequence ATGACAAACGCCCTTTCCAAACTTCTGGAAACCCGCGACTGGCTGATGGCGGATGGCGCCACGGGCACCAACCTTTTCAACATGGGGCTGAGCTCTGGCGACGCACCCGAGCTTTGGAACGAAGAGCATCCAGACCGCATCAAGAAGCTCTACAGCTTGGCGGTCGACAACGGCTCCGATATCTTTCTGACCAACTCGTTTGGCGGCAACGCCTCGCGTCTCAAGCTGCACGATGCCGGCCATCGCGCCCGCGAACTTTCTCGGATGGCTGCTGAACTAGGCCGCGAAGTCGCGGATGCGGCCGGTCGCCCTGTGATCGTTGCCGGCTCCGTTGGACCGACCGGCGACATCATGGAACCCGTTGGTGCGCTCAGCCATGCAGACGCCGTTGAAATCTTCCACGAACAGGCTGAAGGCCTCAAAGAAGGCGGCGCGGACGTTCTTTGGTTGGAAACGATTTCGGCCCCCGAAGAATACAAGGCCGCGGCCGAAGCTTTTGCTCTGGCTGACATGCCTTGGGTTGGCACCATGTCCTTTGACACGGCCGGTCGCACGATGATGGGTGTGACCTCGTCTGACATGGTGAAGATGGTTGACGATATCCCGAATGCACCGATCGGTTTCGGTGCCAATTGCGGCACTGGTTCTTCCGATCTACTGCGCACCGTTTTGGGCTTCGCCGCACAGGGCACGGAAAAAGCGATCGTGGCAAAGGGCAACGCCGGCATTCCGAAATATCACGACGGCCACATCCACTACGATGGCACGCCGGAATTGATGGCAGACTACGCCGTCATGGCACGTGACTGCGGCGCAACCATTATCGGCGGTTGCTGCGGCACCATGCCAGAACACCTGAACGCGATGCGCCGCGCACTGGAAACCCGCCCGCGCGGCGAGCGTCCCACACTGGAACAGATCGTTGAACGCCTTGGCGGATTTTCATCTGCCACAGACGGCACCGGCGACGATGCAGCAGCTCCCAAACGCGAGCGCCGCGGTCGTCGGCGGGCAAGCTAA
- the purQ gene encoding phosphoribosylformylglycinamidine synthase subunit PurQ: protein MKAAVIVFPGSNCDRDLAVAFEQAGADVSMVWHKDTELPQGVDIVGVPGGFSFGDYLRCGAIAANSPICQSLIAHAERGGYALGVCNGFQILTETGLLPGALRRNAGLKYICRTVGLKVETSSTAFTTGYNAGDVINVPIAHHDGNYFVTDEKLAQLKDEDRIAFTYTDNPNGSVADIAGVVSKNRRVLGMMPHPERAADDGHGGTDGVAMFRALMDQFATA, encoded by the coding sequence ATGAAAGCAGCGGTCATTGTTTTTCCCGGTTCCAACTGTGACCGCGATTTGGCGGTTGCTTTTGAGCAGGCGGGCGCCGACGTCAGCATGGTCTGGCATAAGGACACCGAGTTGCCGCAAGGCGTGGATATCGTGGGCGTTCCGGGCGGCTTCAGCTTTGGCGACTACCTGCGCTGTGGCGCGATTGCCGCCAACTCGCCGATCTGCCAATCGCTGATCGCACACGCCGAGCGTGGCGGTTACGCTCTGGGTGTTTGCAACGGCTTTCAAATTCTGACGGAAACAGGTCTGCTGCCGGGTGCTTTGCGCCGTAATGCCGGCCTCAAGTATATTTGCCGTACGGTCGGTCTGAAGGTTGAAACATCTTCCACGGCGTTCACCACCGGTTACAATGCGGGCGATGTGATCAACGTGCCGATTGCGCACCATGACGGAAACTACTTTGTGACCGACGAAAAGTTGGCCCAGTTGAAAGACGAAGACCGGATTGCGTTCACCTATACCGATAACCCGAACGGGTCGGTTGCAGACATCGCAGGTGTTGTGAGCAAGAACCGTCGCGTCCTTGGAATGATGCCGCACCCTGAGCGGGCGGCGGATGATGGCCATGGCGGCACCGATGGGGTGGCAATGTTCCGCGCGTTGATGGACCAGTTCGCCACTGCGTGA